TGCTTCATTCGTTGTGCGTTTGAAGAAGAATGTTAAATGGGATCAGATCCAAGTTATTGCCGCCTGGGACCTTCCTGCTGCTTCGGATTTTGGACATGTTGTTCTACAGAGACCGGAAAATGGATCCGCGGGTAGTCCTAACATGGCTCCATCTCCGTCGGAAGGTGGTAATTCAGGGGAAGAGATGAAACCTGTTTATATTGAGCCCACCACGTTTGAGAATTGCAAAGTTTTGGCTGATAACTACAGGGTTAGATGGACATTGAACACCAAGGATAAGTTGATTGACATCGGGCTGGAGGCGGCAATACCGATGACAAACTACATGGCATTTGGGTGGGCAAATCAGAGTGAGAGTTCTAATCTCATGATTGGGGCGGATGTTGCTGTGATGGGGTTCAAGGAGGACGGAGTGCCGCTTGTGGATGATTTCTACATCACAAAGCTCAGCGAGTGTATGATAAATAAGGATGGTACGGTGCATGGTGTTTGCCCAGATACAATTTTTGAAGGTTCAGATCCTGTTGTGGTGAACAATACTAAGTTGATTTATGGGCACAGGAGAGATGGGGTATCGTTCCTTCGGTATCAAAGGCCTCTGGTTACTATTGATAGGAAGTATGATATGCCTATTAATCATACTGAAAATATGACTGTCATTTGGGCTATGGGACCAATGAAACCACCTGATGCAATTCGGCCATTCTATCTTCCTCAGAATCACGGCGGGACTTATGGGCATCTGGTTCTCAATGTTTCAGAGCATGTGAATGATTGCTTGGGTCCGCTTGCTGCAGAAGACAACGAGGATCAAGATGTTGTAATAGCAGATGCAAATGCACCTCTTGTTGTAACAAGTGGTCCGGCTTTGTATTATCCAAATCCTCCCAACCCTGCAAAAGTTCTCTACATCAATAAGAAGGAGGCTCCTCTACTGAGAGTTGAGAGGGGAGTGCCAGTGAAGTTCTCAATACAAGCCGGACATGATGTTGCACTCTACATTACTTCTGACCTGCTCGGTGGAAATGCAACGTTGAGGAACATGTCTGAGACTATCTATGCAGGAGGACCCGAAGCTGAAGGAGTACAAGCCAGCCCCATGGAATTAACTTGGCAGCCTGATAGGAATACTCCAGACCAAGTTTTTTACCACTCAATTTACCAACCAAAAATGGGTTGGAAAGTGCAGGTTGTGGATGGTGGTTTGTCAGACATGTATAACAACAGTGTTCTTTTGGATGACCAGCAAGTTACATTTTTTTGGACGCTGTCAGAGGATTCTATAACTATTGCGGCTCGTGGTGAGAAAAAGAGTGGTTATCTTGCTATTGGATTTGGAAGTGGAATGATTAATAGCTACGCTTATGTGGGTTGGATGGATGAAACTGGTAAAGGTAGAGTCAGTACTTACTGGATTGATGGAAGGGAAGCTTTAAATGTACATCCGACAAAAGAGAATTTGACTTTTGTGAGATGCAAGTCAGAGAGTGGTATCATTACTCTGGAGTTTACCCGTCCCTTAAAGCCATCCTGTACTCAAGGTCACGGACCGGAGTGTAAAAATGTAATCGATCCCACCACTCCACTTAAGGTTGTATGGGCAATGGGTGCTAAATGGGTTGATGAACATTTAAGCGAAAGAAATATGCACTCTTCTCGGAGCAGTAGGCCTATGCGGGTGCTGCTTATGCGTGGTTCTGCAGAGGCCGAACAGGATCTACAACCAGTATTAGCTGTTCATGGTTTCATGATGTTCCTTGCTTGGGGTATTTTGTTACCTGGCGGGATATTGGCTGCTAGATACTTGAAACACGTGAAGGGTGATGGATGGTTTCAGATTCACGTTTACTTGCAGTATTCAGGTTTGTCAATTGTCCTACTTGGCCTTCTTTTTGCTGTTGCTGAGCTTCGGGGTTTTTATGTCAGCTCAGTACATGTTAAATTCGGGATTGCTGCTATACTTTTAGCATGTATGCAGTCAGTAAATGCATACATCAGACCTAACAAACCAGCCAATGGGGAGGTGGCTTCCTCCAAAAGGATTTTATGGGAGTATTCACATGCCATTATAGGCAGATGTGCGATTGGGATTGGTATTGCAGCACAGTTCACTGGAATGAAGCATCTAGGTGATCGATACGATAGTGAAAACGTCCATGGGCTTATTTGGGCTCTGATTAGTTGGTTTATGATAATTGCATTGATGGCTATTTATTTGGAATACCGGGAGAGGCAGCGGAGGAGGGACAGAACAATTGGCAGAAGCAATTGGGTGCTAGGTAATGATGAAGATTCTGTTGATCTTTTGGGTCCGACTATTTCAATTGAAGGAAAAGAATCTCATCCTTCAGGAACTATGGAAGTTCAGTTAGAACCTTTAAGAAGATAGGATTGTCTTCTCTAAACCTATTCTTTTTTATATGGAGTTGGTCCATTCACCAGCTTTGATTTTTGCACGGAGATAGCTGCTTTGGGTTTTATTCTTGAAGCTTTCACTGAGGAACATGAAGGGGTTTGTCACTTGCCAAGACATTCCCCCATTTGCTCTGCCGAAGATCATCATCTTCCTACTTCTTTTGGAGTACAACAAGACACCTCTACACAATTGAAAAGGATAATTTCTACTGTTTGTTTTTTTGTCAGAAAGGATAATAACGCTGGCAAATTTTGTCATGTTTCAGCTACACAGTTAGGAGGTTCGTAGGTGTGTCCACTATGGGCATGAGAAGTAAAAATTTCCATTAAACGAAATGAAAGCGATATTTGTTGTATATATGAGACGGTCACCGATACTCTTGCTTTGCAGTGAAGATATTTGAAATTAACGTTTGTCAAATCCAGTGAAGCCCCTAGTTATTCCTTATCTTCATGTTTGATCCCATAATTCCCTCATACGCAAGGTATATATAGgataatgattttatttttgcccccaaaaaagtttataattatttttgacTGACAGCTTCAAAtcacctcttttttttttttttttttttttgggaggggggggggggggggatttcGTAAGTAAAATGTTTACTAAAAACTCTCATGCAACAATCTCCAGTGTTGAAGTTTGTTTCGACGGATGTGGTTCATTGTTTAATCTTAATGATGTGAGTGCATTGAAGTTGAATCATTAAATGATTCATCTCTTTGAACTGCTATCTATATTGTATCACGTCCTAAACCTCTCAAGGTTACACTAACTAAACAAGTTCTATATCTGTTCGAACAATAGAATTAGACAAACTTGCAAGtgagaaaaataattttatttgaatgATAGAATTGGCTAGCAAATTTGATAAAAGTGTGGCTGCAATCCTTCGCCAAGTGTTATTCCAGAAACTCTTGAACTTCGAATTGGCAGGTATCTAGTAGAAACTTAATCTAATAAAATCTTCGTTTGAAATGGTTCTCATGTTTTCTTGACACTTGACACTGGTACATTTGGTGGAAGAGGTGATATTATTCTGTCATATGGCCATTGGTCCATTGTTGTATTCTCATATAAATTTTTTAGGCCATTTATCTCATGTCTGTTGAAGAAGGTGCAAGTCAAGCTTGTGGAAGAAGTGCGACGTTCTCTCTGTAATTCCTTTCTTCAAACCTGATTTTGTGCGTGTAGATTTTGTAATGATCAACTATTGAATTTCTTTTCCATCCTTCCACATTTTACAGGTTAGCCTTGGACTGTGAATTGTGCTGTACTCTTGCTGAAGGGATGATCTCATCTGCACTGAAGAGTGAAAGTTGGCATTGGAAATGTC
This region of Cucumis melo cultivar AY chromosome 7, USDA_Cmelo_AY_1.0, whole genome shotgun sequence genomic DNA includes:
- the LOC103493758 gene encoding cytochrome b561, DM13 and DOMON domain-containing protein At5g54830, translated to MHHTPIFVGCFIFLCSIICCYADAGSGCSKTSPLVDFESEFKMVQHQLRGSFRIIDDCSFRVSNFDMLSGTDVHWWGAIALDFTNFTSGFVVSDQKLNETYKNASFVVRLKKNVKWDQIQVIAAWDLPAASDFGHVVLQRPENGSAGSPNMAPSPSEGGNSGEEMKPVYIEPTTFENCKVLADNYRVRWTLNTKDKLIDIGLEAAIPMTNYMAFGWANQSESSNLMIGADVAVMGFKEDGVPLVDDFYITKLSECMINKDGTVHGVCPDTIFEGSDPVVVNNTKLIYGHRRDGVSFLRYQRPLVTIDRKYDMPINHTENMTVIWAMGPMKPPDAIRPFYLPQNHGGTYGHLVLNVSEHVNDCLGPLAAEDNEDQDVVIADANAPLVVTSGPALYYPNPPNPAKVLYINKKEAPLLRVERGVPVKFSIQAGHDVALYITSDLLGGNATLRNMSETIYAGGPEAEGVQASPMELTWQPDRNTPDQVFYHSIYQPKMGWKVQVVDGGLSDMYNNSVLLDDQQVTFFWTLSEDSITIAARGEKKSGYLAIGFGSGMINSYAYVGWMDETGKGRVSTYWIDGREALNVHPTKENLTFVRCKSESGIITLEFTRPLKPSCTQGHGPECKNVIDPTTPLKVVWAMGAKWVDEHLSERNMHSSRSSRPMRVLLMRGSAEAEQDLQPVLAVHGFMMFLAWGILLPGGILAARYLKHVKGDGWFQIHVYLQYSGLSIVLLGLLFAVAELRGFYVSSVHVKFGIAAILLACMQSVNAYIRPNKPANGEVASSKRILWEYSHAIIGRCAIGIGIAAQFTGMKHLGDRYDSENVHGLIWALISWFMIIALMAIYLEYRERQRRRDRTIGRSNWVLGNDEDSVDLLGPTISIEGKESHPSGTMEVQLEPLRR